A single window of Salvelinus namaycush isolate Seneca chromosome 11, SaNama_1.0, whole genome shotgun sequence DNA harbors:
- the hes6 gene encoding transcription cofactor HES-6 produces MAPTHNIKKELSRDEDEYYGIKVDRKIRKPLVEKKRRARINESLQELRVLLADTDLQSKMENAEVLEMTVKRVESILQNQAQEVDPVNQEASERFAAGYIQCMHEVHTFVSSCPGIDATLAAELLNHLLECMPLNDEDRLQVMLQDIMADCSTNGSSTWPSSEGIYAALVSPGGRSIPSGSSSTLSPAPSTTSSDDLCSDLDETDSEQSHISVDAENQDVLNMPRVAYSKSMWRPW; encoded by the exons ATGGCCCCCACTCACAATATCAAAAAAGAACTGAGTAGAGACGAAGATGAATACTATGGCATTAAAGTGGACAGAAAG aTCAGAAAGCCGTTGGTTGAGAAAAAGAGACGGGCTCGCATCAATGAAAGTTTACAGGAACTCAGAGTTCTTCTCGCAGACACAGAT TTACAATCAAAGATGGAGAATGCCGAAGTGCTGGAAATGACTGTAAAACGAGTGGAGAGTATCCTTCAAAACCAAGCACAAG AGGTAGACCCAGTGAACCAGGAGGCGAGTGAAAGGTTCGCTGCTGGCTACATCCAGTGCATGCATGAGGTGCACACCTTCGTGTCCAGCTGCCCGGGAATCGACGCGACTCTCGCGGCGGAGCTCTTGAACCATCTCCTGGAATGTATGCCTCTGAACGACGAGGACAGACTCCAGGTGATGCTCCAGGATATTATGGCGGACTGCTCCACTAATGGCAGTAGCACTTGGCCCAGTTCTGAGGGCATTTACGCAGCACTGGTCTCCCCTGGAGGAAGGAGCATCCCCAGCGGAAGCTCCTCAACCCTCTCCCCAGCGCCCTCCACCACCTCCAGCGATGACCTGTGCTCGgatctggacgagactgactCTGAGCAGAGCCACATCTCTGTGGACGCTGAAAACCAGGATGTTCTGAACATGCCCAGAGTGGCCTATTCCAAGTCCATGTGGAGACCTTGGTAG
- the lpar5a gene encoding lysophosphatidic acid receptor 5a, with the protein MTNATCNITHYRYPLFTATYSGVLALGLPLNTFSLWLLLCRLGVRSVPLIYMANLALSDLLFTLSMPLRILYYARRHWPYGHLACMVSGTLFNVNLYSSSFFIMFISVDRFLAVVYPLRSRPLRRIGVAWKACAAVWVVIGAMAVPVALTHHARQNQCVGWLCFEGYTQDEWRFGFNIICVAAVVGNAIPFAVIVGCTVVVVHKLRVQKASSSSSSSSVDKSRMVWLLVINLVIYTVCFIPFHVAVVLFGLHKLRFLQSQFPFFDFHIGTICLASANSFLDPLIYYFSSKILKMGRGHTGTEVKFHGSA; encoded by the coding sequence ATGACTAACGCCACCTGCAACATCACCCACTACAGGTACCCTCTCTTCACGGCCACCTACAGTGGCGTGCTGGCCCTGGGTCTTCCCCTCAACACCTTCTCTCTGTGGCTCCTGTTATGCCGCTTGGGGGTCCGCTCGGTGCCCTTGATCTACATGGCCAACCTGGCCCTCTCAgacctcctcttcaccctctccaTGCCGCTCCGGATCCTGTATTACGCCAGGCGCCACTGGCCCTATGGACACCTGGCCTGCATGGTCTCTGGGACTCTGTTTAACGTCAACCTCTACTCCAGCTCCTTCTTTATCATGTTTATTAGCGTGGACCGGTTCTTGGCTGTGGTCTATCCTCTGCGCTCACGCCCACTGAGGAGGATCGGTGTGGCCTGGAAGGCATGTGCGGCCGTATGGGTGGTGATTGGTGCCATGGCGGTGCCAGTGGCACTGACTCACCATGCCAGACAGAACCAGTGCGTAGGGTGGCTTTGCTTCGAGGGCTACACTCAGGACGAGTGGCGCTTTGGGTTCAATATCATCTGTGTGGCTGCTGTCGTGGGAAATGCCATTCCGTTCGCTGTAATCGTGGGCTGTACGGTGGTCGTGGTGCATAAGCTGAGAGTGCAGAaggcctcctcttcctcatcctcttcctctgtgGATAAGAGCCGGATGGTGTGGCTGCTTGTGATCAACCTTGTGATCTACACAGTGTGTTTCATCCCCTTTCATGTTGCAGTAGTTCTATTTGGGCTCCACAAGCTACGATTCCTGCAATCCCAGTTCCCCTTCTTTGACTTCCATATTGGAACTATCTGCTTGGCTAGTGCCAACAGCTTCCTGGATCCTCTCATCTACTACTTCAGCTCCAAGATTCTGAAGATGGGGAGAGGGCATACAGGAACTGAAGTTAAATTCCATGGTTCTGCCTAG
- the LOC120055529 gene encoding integral membrane protein 2C-like has product MVKITFQSVSAQKAEKELDGDKAEILMPYEHELVLPLRPKKSHLNGLLCPTFGLVVFMSGLVLASIYVYRYYFIPQIPEDSLFHCRVLYEDSVHAPLHGRQELEENVGIYLDDNYEQISVPVPHFGGSDPADIIHDFHRGLTAYHDIALDKCYVIELNTTLVMPPRNLWELLVNVKRGTYLPQTYIIQEEMVVTGRVRNMRQLGPFIHRLCYGKDTYRLKRRRDARRRIDKREARNCHSIRHFENTFVVETVICDRV; this is encoded by the exons ATGGTGAAGATTACTTTCCAGTCGGTCTCGGCGCAGAAAGCAGAGAAGGAGCTCGATGGAGACAAAGCCGAGATTCTCATGCCCTATGAACAC GAGCTTGTTCTTCCTCTGAGGCCCAAGAAGTCTCATCTGAACGGACTGCTTTGTCCCACCTTTGGCCTGGTGGTGTTCATGTCAGGACTGGTGCTGGCCTCCATATATGTCTATCGCTATTACTTCATACCACAg ATTCCCGAGGACAGTCTGTTCCACTGCAGGGTTCTGTATGAGGACTCGGTGCACGCCCCCCTGCACGGCAGACAGGAGCTGGAGGAGAACGTGGGCATCTACCTGGACGACAACTATGAGCAGATCAGCGTGCCCGTACCCCATTTCGGAGGGAGCGACCCTGCAGACATCATCCACGACTTCCACAGG GGTCTGACTGCTTACCATGACATTGCCCTGGACAAGTGTTACGTGATTGAGCTCAACACCACCCTGGTCATGCCACCACGAAACCTGTGGGAGCTGCTGGTCAATGTCAAG AGGGGAACGTATCTGCCCCAGAcctacatcatccaggaggagaTGGTGGTGACGGGGAGGGTGAGGAACATGAGACAGCTGGGGCCCTTCATCCACCGGCTCTGTTATGGCAAAGACACCTACCGCCTCAAACGCCGACGCGATGCACGCCGAC gcATCGACAAGCGCGAGGCGAGGAACTGCCACAGCATCCGTCACTTTGAGAACACCTTTGTTGTCGAGACGGTGATCTGTGACAGGGTCTAA